From one Rhodovulum sp. ES.010 genomic stretch:
- a CDS encoding cobalamin B12-binding domain-containing protein, giving the protein MSAPIRVLLAKVGLDGHDRGVKVVARTLRDGGMDVVYTGLHRTPEEVVTAAVQEDVDILGVSLLSGVQMTVFPKIFALLKEKNVEDMIIVAGGVMPDEDVAELKRMGVAEVLLQDTPPQQIIDTLTSLVEARGAR; this is encoded by the coding sequence ATGTCGGCACCGATCCGGGTTTTGCTCGCGAAAGTTGGCCTCGACGGCCATGACCGCGGCGTCAAGGTTGTCGCACGCACGCTGCGCGATGGCGGCATGGACGTCGTCTACACCGGGCTGCACAGGACGCCAGAGGAGGTCGTCACGGCCGCCGTGCAGGAAGACGTCGATATTCTCGGCGTCAGCCTGCTGTCCGGCGTCCAAATGACGGTCTTCCCCAAAATTTTCGCGCTGCTGAAGGAAAAGAATGTCGAAGACATGATCATCGTCGCCGGCGGCGTCATGCCCGATGAGGACGTCGCCGAACTCAAGAGGATGGGCGTTGCCGAAGTACTTTTGCAGGACACGCCACCGCAGCAGATCATCGATACTCTGACGAGCCTCGTCGAGGCGCGGGGTGCGCGCTGA
- a CDS encoding phenylacetate--CoA ligase family protein, translating to MAAGMEYWSWPPRYDENYSPDPGSRCWFPHRETMHAADREAAILKRLQEVCAYAYEHAPFYRKKWEESGFHPSQLKSLEDFESRVPVVKKGDLRAAQEAHPPFGDYLCVPESEVFHVHGTSGTTGRPTAFGVSQNDWRSIANAHARIMWAMGMRPGDTICVAAIFSLYMGSWGALAGAERLGAKAFPFGAGAAGMSSRCAQWLDILKPAGFYGTPTYAIHLAETAIRDGRDPRKFGLKFMFFSGEPGASIPSIRERIEDLYGAKVYDSGSMGEMTPWMHVAGSEQTPGMMCWQDIVYTEVCDPKTHHRVPYGQRGTPVYTHLERTSQPMIRLESGDLTVWTNDATPCGRTYPQLPMGIIGRIDDMITIRGENVYPSEIEAALSQLSGYGGEHRIFITREGTMDEMLISVEQDGEGWARGEDSQKAFHATVATQLHNMLGLRSVIEIVAPNTHLRTDFKAKRVVDDRQAFIEMQARHLKVSS from the coding sequence ATGGCCGCGGGCATGGAGTACTGGTCATGGCCTCCGCGCTATGACGAAAACTATTCGCCGGATCCGGGCAGCAGATGTTGGTTTCCGCATCGCGAAACCATGCACGCGGCAGACCGTGAGGCAGCGATCCTGAAGCGCCTGCAAGAGGTCTGCGCTTATGCCTACGAACATGCGCCCTTCTATCGCAAGAAATGGGAAGAAAGCGGATTCCACCCCTCTCAACTGAAATCGCTTGAGGACTTCGAGTCCCGCGTGCCGGTGGTCAAGAAGGGTGATCTTCGAGCAGCCCAGGAGGCCCATCCACCTTTCGGCGATTACCTCTGTGTGCCGGAAAGTGAAGTCTTCCACGTCCACGGCACCAGTGGCACCACCGGTCGGCCGACCGCATTTGGCGTTTCACAAAACGACTGGCGCTCCATCGCCAACGCCCATGCGCGGATCATGTGGGCAATGGGCATGCGCCCGGGCGACACTATCTGTGTGGCCGCCATCTTCTCGCTCTACATGGGCAGTTGGGGAGCCTTAGCTGGGGCCGAGCGTCTTGGCGCCAAAGCGTTTCCTTTCGGTGCCGGAGCGGCTGGCATGTCCTCGCGCTGCGCCCAGTGGCTGGACATTTTGAAGCCTGCCGGCTTCTACGGCACCCCGACCTACGCCATCCACCTCGCCGAGACCGCCATCAGGGACGGGCGTGATCCGCGCAAGTTCGGTCTGAAATTCATGTTCTTCTCGGGCGAGCCGGGTGCGTCAATCCCCTCGATCCGTGAGCGCATCGAAGATCTGTACGGCGCCAAGGTTTATGACAGTGGCTCCATGGGCGAAATGACGCCCTGGATGCACGTCGCCGGGTCCGAGCAAACCCCGGGCATGATGTGCTGGCAGGACATCGTCTATACCGAAGTCTGCGATCCAAAAACGCACCATCGCGTTCCCTACGGGCAGCGCGGCACGCCAGTCTACACCCATCTTGAACGGACTTCGCAGCCAATGATCCGGCTGGAATCCGGCGATCTCACAGTGTGGACCAACGATGCCACTCCCTGCGGCCGGACATATCCGCAGCTACCCATGGGCATCATCGGTCGGATCGACGACATGATCACCATCCGGGGCGAGAACGTCTATCCGTCCGAGATCGAGGCAGCACTGAGCCAGCTTTCTGGTTACGGCGGCGAACATCGCATCTTCATCACCCGCGAGGGTACGATGGACGAAATGCTGATTTCGGTCGAGCAAGACGGCGAGGGCTGGGCACGCGGCGAGGACAGCCAAAAAGCCTTCCACGCAACCGTTGCCACGCAGCTGCACAACATGCTGGGCCTGCGCTCAGTGATCGAGATCGTCGCGCCAAACACTCATCTGCGGACCGACTTCAAGGCCAAGCGCGTCGTCGATGACCGGCAGGCCTTTATTGAGATGCAGGCCCGTCACCTGAAGGTGTCCTCCTGA
- the meaB gene encoding methylmalonyl Co-A mutase-associated GTPase MeaB: protein MARRYIPSPDLIAPAAAGETWAIARLISRAEVGVPEVREAIGQIYKRAGRAHVIGITGVPGSGKSTLVGKLVRRLRGDDLKVAVVAIDPSSPYSGGSILGDRIRMSDLVLDPNVFIRSMATRGAVGGMAHAALDVVDILDLAGFDKIIIETVGVGQDEVEIAKSSHTTVVVSAPGLGDEIQAIKAGILEIADIHVVSKCDRSDANRTLTDLKMMLKDGISGALTRGWLPPVIGTSSVDGDGFDELVATFDKHLQSLDGPAGAERRAQISTFRLQKAAETLMLERLRDEGEFGTQGPRVASRQTDPYAAASAIVKQFSRETNHV, encoded by the coding sequence ATGGCCCGGCGGTACATTCCGTCGCCTGATCTGATCGCGCCCGCTGCTGCTGGGGAAACCTGGGCTATCGCCCGGTTGATCAGCCGTGCCGAGGTTGGAGTGCCGGAAGTGCGCGAGGCCATCGGCCAGATCTACAAGCGCGCCGGCCGAGCGCATGTGATCGGGATCACCGGCGTGCCCGGCTCGGGCAAGTCCACCCTGGTCGGAAAACTGGTGAGACGGTTGCGCGGTGACGACCTGAAAGTTGCCGTCGTCGCGATCGACCCGTCCAGCCCTTATTCAGGTGGCTCGATCCTTGGCGACCGCATTCGGATGTCCGACCTCGTGCTGGACCCGAATGTCTTCATCCGGTCAATGGCTACGCGCGGCGCGGTCGGCGGCATGGCCCATGCGGCGCTCGACGTGGTGGACATCCTCGACCTCGCAGGCTTCGACAAGATCATCATCGAGACGGTCGGCGTTGGCCAGGACGAGGTGGAAATTGCCAAGTCCTCGCACACCACAGTCGTCGTCTCTGCCCCCGGCCTCGGCGACGAGATACAGGCGATCAAGGCAGGTATCCTCGAAATCGCTGATATCCATGTCGTCTCGAAATGCGACAGATCGGACGCCAACCGAACCCTCACCGATCTGAAGATGATGCTGAAAGATGGGATCAGCGGGGCGTTGACCCGGGGCTGGCTGCCGCCAGTCATCGGAACCTCCTCGGTTGACGGCGACGGTTTCGACGAGCTGGTCGCAACCTTCGACAAGCACCTGCAAAGCCTCGATGGCCCCGCTGGGGCAGAGCGCCGGGCGCAGATCTCGACCTTCCGCCTTCAGAAGGCGGCAGAGACCCTCATGCTCGAGCGGCTTCGCGACGAGGGTGAATTTGGCACTCAAGGACCGCGCGTTGCCTCGCGACAGACCGATCCCTACGCGGCGGCCAGCGCGATCGTGAAACAATTCTCCAGGGAGACCAACCATGTCTAA
- a CDS encoding methylmalonyl-CoA mutase family protein, with the protein MSKTISQSTPEDIRATVEAWEENEVANFIARAPETKEQYYTLGDFPVKRTYTAADIADTPAEDIGLPGRYPFTRGPYPTMYRGRNWTMRQIAGFGTGEDTNKRFKFLIEQGQTGISTDFDMPTLMGYDSDHPMSDGEVGREGVAIDTLADMRALLEGIDLEKISVSLTINPTAWILLAMYIALCEERGYDLNKVSGTVQADILKEYMAQKEYIYPIAPSVRIVRDIIGYTTKTMKRYNPINISGYHISEAGSSPIHEAAFTLANLIVYVDEVLKTGVDVDDFAPRLAFFFVCQADFFEEIAKFRALRRCYAKIMKERFGAKKPESMRLRFHCQTAAASLTKPQYMVNVMRTTTQALAAVLGGAQSLHTNGYDEAFAIPTEHAMYLALRTQQVIADETGVTQVVDPLGGSYFVESLTNDYEKKIFEILDEVEERGGTIKLIEEGWFQKHIADFAYETALRKQSGEKPVIGVNRYVLDESDVKIEVHPYDETTAKRQIDRTQSVRANRDEAKVQALLDQLVEVAKDDSQNVMPVTIELVKQGATMGDIVEKLKGIWGVYRETPVF; encoded by the coding sequence ATGTCTAAGACCATCAGCCAATCCACTCCCGAAGACATCAGGGCAACCGTGGAGGCCTGGGAAGAGAACGAAGTCGCCAACTTCATCGCCCGCGCGCCGGAGACGAAAGAACAGTACTACACGCTTGGCGATTTCCCGGTGAAACGCACATACACTGCTGCCGACATCGCCGACACCCCTGCCGAGGACATTGGCCTGCCCGGGCGGTATCCCTTCACCCGAGGCCCCTATCCGACCATGTATCGTGGCCGGAACTGGACGATGCGGCAGATCGCGGGGTTCGGTACGGGAGAGGACACCAACAAGCGGTTCAAGTTTCTGATCGAACAAGGGCAGACCGGCATTTCGACCGATTTCGACATGCCGACCCTGATGGGCTACGACAGCGACCACCCCATGTCCGACGGAGAAGTTGGTCGCGAGGGCGTGGCCATCGACACGCTCGCCGACATGCGGGCTCTTCTCGAAGGGATCGACCTCGAGAAAATCTCGGTTTCCCTGACGATCAACCCGACCGCATGGATCCTGCTCGCGATGTACATCGCGCTGTGTGAAGAACGCGGCTACGACCTCAACAAGGTCTCCGGCACTGTCCAGGCCGATATTCTAAAGGAGTATATGGCGCAGAAGGAGTATATCTATCCGATCGCTCCCTCGGTTCGGATCGTGCGCGATATCATCGGCTACACCACCAAAACGATGAAGCGCTATAACCCGATAAACATATCCGGTTACCACATTTCTGAGGCGGGTTCTTCGCCGATCCACGAGGCGGCGTTCACGCTGGCGAACCTCATCGTCTATGTTGATGAAGTTCTGAAAACCGGCGTCGATGTGGACGATTTCGCTCCGCGCCTTGCCTTTTTCTTTGTCTGCCAGGCGGATTTCTTCGAAGAGATCGCCAAATTTCGAGCGCTCCGTCGCTGCTACGCCAAGATCATGAAAGAGCGGTTCGGCGCCAAGAAGCCGGAATCCATGCGCCTGCGCTTCCATTGCCAGACGGCGGCCGCTTCGCTGACCAAGCCGCAGTACATGGTCAACGTTATGAGAACCACGACACAGGCGTTGGCTGCCGTTCTTGGCGGCGCACAGTCGTTGCATACCAACGGCTACGACGAAGCCTTCGCCATCCCCACTGAACACGCCATGTACTTAGCGCTCCGCACACAACAAGTAATCGCCGATGAAACCGGGGTGACGCAGGTCGTCGATCCGTTGGGTGGTTCCTATTTCGTGGAAAGCCTGACCAACGACTACGAGAAGAAGATCTTCGAGATCCTGGACGAAGTCGAAGAGCGCGGCGGCACCATCAAGCTGATCGAAGAAGGTTGGTTCCAAAAGCACATCGCGGACTTCGCCTATGAAACCGCGCTGCGAAAGCAGTCGGGCGAAAAGCCGGTCATCGGCGTGAACCGCTACGTTCTGGACGAAAGCGACGTCAAGATTGAGGTCCATCCCTACGACGAAACCACCGCCAAGCGTCAGATCGACCGCACCCAATCGGTTCGCGCGAACCGCGACGAAGCCAAGGTGCAAGCCCTTCTGGACCAGCTTGTCGAGGTTGCCAAGGACGATAGCCAGAACGTTATGCCGGTCACGATCGAATTGGTGAAGCAAGGGGCGACAATGGGCGACATCGTCGAGAAACTGAAAGGCATCTGGGGCGTCTATCGGGAAACTCCGGTCTTCTGA
- a CDS encoding gamma carbonic anhydrase family protein — translation MADYLAPLRADYDGNSPDLKGAPAFAGEGAVVLGRTTLGAAAWLGAWSVIRADGHYVRIGEDFHLGEHATVHIAHDIYPTHIGDRVTAGKGAVIHACTLGDGCVVEREAVILDGSRIGAGAVISAGSVVFPRSELEGGWLYSGSPAKPVARVSPPELEGFHQKIRNAGAKDDPGDHWPQPRLDCFVAPSARVRGTVSVGEGVGVWYGCRLDAGAHRIVIGDGTNVQDNSILSCDAADILVGPDVTIGHNVTISDCNIGSSSLIGIGSLIAPGTIVESEVLVAAGTHTEPGQRLTAGQVWAGRPARPIAQMDEHKRKMTADILSVYRNYADSFRASPHRPLTQPAED, via the coding sequence ATGGCTGATTACCTCGCCCCTTTGCGCGCCGACTATGACGGAAACTCCCCCGATCTGAAGGGCGCTCCGGCCTTTGCCGGGGAAGGTGCCGTTGTTCTGGGACGTACGACGCTGGGCGCCGCCGCTTGGCTTGGGGCTTGGTCCGTGATCCGGGCCGACGGGCACTATGTCCGGATTGGCGAGGACTTTCATCTCGGCGAACACGCGACCGTGCATATCGCTCATGACATTTACCCCACTCATATCGGCGACCGTGTGACAGCCGGAAAAGGAGCGGTGATACACGCGTGCACGTTGGGAGATGGCTGCGTTGTCGAACGCGAGGCCGTAATTCTCGATGGTTCGCGCATTGGCGCTGGCGCCGTGATTTCAGCCGGCTCTGTGGTTTTTCCACGAAGTGAATTGGAAGGCGGCTGGCTCTATTCTGGCAGCCCCGCCAAACCGGTCGCCCGCGTTTCCCCACCGGAACTGGAAGGTTTTCACCAGAAGATCCGCAATGCTGGAGCAAAGGACGACCCGGGCGATCACTGGCCCCAGCCCCGCCTCGACTGCTTCGTCGCCCCCTCCGCCCGGGTGCGCGGAACGGTTTCGGTCGGTGAAGGCGTGGGCGTCTGGTATGGCTGCCGCCTCGACGCAGGCGCGCATCGGATTGTCATCGGCGATGGCACCAACGTTCAGGACAACAGCATTCTATCTTGCGATGCGGCCGATATCTTGGTCGGCCCGGATGTCACCATCGGTCACAACGTGACCATATCCGACTGCAACATCGGGTCCAGCAGCCTGATCGGCATCGGATCGTTGATCGCCCCAGGAACGATTGTCGAAAGCGAAGTTCTCGTCGCCGCCGGCACCCATACAGAACCGGGCCAGCGACTGACCGCTGGCCAAGTCTGGGCAGGTCGCCCGGCGCGCCCGATCGCTCAAATGGACGAGCACAAACGCAAAATGACTGCGGATATCCTTTCGGTCTACCGCAACTACGCGGACAGCTTCCGCGCGTCGCCACACAGACCTTTGACCCAGCCTGCGGAGGACTGA
- a CDS encoding cob(I)yrinic acid a,c-diamide adenosyltransferase, which produces MTRTGDAGKTGLSDGSRVDKDTPRMEAIGTIDELNSQIGFARSLIAGSEDMEDIRNMLVLAQHDLFDLGGALSLPGADLLTKAHIDRIEASAERLNAKLPALKEFILPGGSPAVGAFHVARTTCRRAERRLLSQLDCDPQPGAFGLAYLNRLSDLLFIMARTVGASDGSGEQYWEAGKSLA; this is translated from the coding sequence GTGACGCGCACGGGCGATGCCGGAAAGACCGGATTGTCCGACGGGTCTCGGGTGGACAAAGACACGCCACGGATGGAAGCCATCGGCACCATCGACGAACTGAACAGCCAGATCGGTTTTGCGCGCAGCCTCATCGCTGGGTCTGAGGACATGGAGGACATCCGGAACATGCTGGTTCTGGCGCAGCATGACCTGTTCGACTTGGGTGGCGCCCTGTCACTTCCAGGCGCGGACCTGTTGACCAAGGCGCATATCGATCGGATTGAGGCCAGCGCGGAACGCCTAAACGCGAAATTGCCGGCCTTGAAGGAGTTCATCCTGCCGGGTGGATCTCCTGCGGTGGGCGCTTTCCATGTTGCGCGCACCACCTGTCGGCGGGCCGAACGACGGTTACTTTCGCAGCTCGACTGTGATCCGCAGCCCGGAGCATTTGGGCTGGCGTATCTCAATCGTCTCTCTGATCTTTTGTTCATAATGGCCCGCACAGTCGGTGCCTCTGATGGAAGTGGCGAGCAATACTGGGAAGCTGGAAAGAGTTTGGCCTGA
- a CDS encoding 3-hydroxybutyryl-CoA dehydrogenase, with protein sequence MSMNVGVIGAGQMGSGIAQVFVQAGYDVILHDVSDTQLKAGYDRIARTLDRTVDKGRMTRTEADAALSHLRLSGSLEEIGATELVVESATENETIKRKIFTDLTPLLAEQTLLTTNTSSLSITRLAAMTDRPERFMGLHFMNPVPVMQLVELIRGIATDAATFRSIAGVVERLGKTASTSEDYPAFIVNRILIPMINEAVYALYEGVGNVTSIDVSMRLGANHAMGPLELADFIGLDTCLAIMNVLNDGLGDTKYRPCPLLVKYVEAGWLGRKARRGFYDYRDPDSGPVPTR encoded by the coding sequence ATGAGCATGAATGTTGGGGTCATTGGCGCCGGTCAGATGGGATCCGGCATCGCGCAGGTCTTCGTTCAAGCTGGATACGACGTGATCCTGCACGATGTGTCCGACACCCAATTGAAAGCGGGATACGACCGGATAGCGCGAACCTTGGATCGCACAGTCGATAAGGGTCGCATGACCCGGACCGAGGCTGACGCGGCCCTTTCTCACCTGCGCCTTTCCGGATCGCTGGAGGAGATTGGCGCGACCGAACTGGTGGTCGAAAGCGCAACAGAAAACGAAACGATCAAACGCAAGATTTTTACCGACCTGACACCTCTTCTGGCCGAGCAAACGTTGCTCACGACCAATACGTCGTCACTGTCCATCACTCGCCTGGCCGCGATGACCGATCGCCCGGAACGGTTCATGGGGCTCCATTTCATGAACCCGGTCCCGGTCATGCAGCTGGTCGAGTTGATCCGGGGCATCGCGACGGACGCGGCAACTTTCAGAAGCATCGCCGGTGTCGTGGAACGGCTGGGTAAGACGGCCAGCACGTCGGAAGACTACCCCGCTTTCATCGTGAACCGGATTCTGATCCCAATGATCAACGAAGCGGTCTATGCACTGTATGAGGGAGTCGGGAATGTCACGTCGATCGATGTTTCCATGCGCCTTGGCGCAAACCACGCAATGGGCCCGCTGGAACTGGCGGATTTCATCGGACTGGATACCTGCCTCGCCATCATGAATGTTCTGAATGATGGCTTGGGAGATACAAAATACCGGCCTTGCCCGTTACTGGTCAAATATGTTGAGGCCGGGTGGCTGGGCAGAAAGGCAAGGCGCGGTTTCTACGATTACCGTGATCCGGATTCCGGACCGGTTCCCACACGGTGA
- a CDS encoding GNAT family N-acetyltransferase yields MPARQVLQGRWCRLEPLDPERHGDDLYDAVAGPHAARLHRYLADPIPTSRADFDTWLVPKAASGDPMFFAVIDQRSGRTEGRQSLMDIVPQHGTAEIGHILWGPRIARSRVATEAFFLLADHIMSDLRYRRWQWRCNARNEPSRRAALRFGFTFEGIFRNHMVVKGENRDTAWYSITDEEWPAIRARFAAWLDPANFDADGGQRTALR; encoded by the coding sequence ATGCCCGCGCGACAGGTTCTGCAAGGTCGGTGGTGCCGGCTCGAACCGCTCGATCCCGAACGGCATGGCGACGATCTCTATGACGCGGTGGCCGGACCCCACGCTGCGCGGCTGCACAGGTATCTCGCCGATCCGATCCCGACCTCTCGCGCTGACTTTGACACATGGCTCGTTCCGAAAGCAGCATCCGGCGACCCGATGTTCTTTGCGGTCATCGACCAACGCTCCGGGCGCACGGAGGGACGGCAGAGCCTGATGGACATCGTCCCGCAACATGGCACGGCCGAGATCGGCCACATCCTTTGGGGGCCACGGATCGCGCGCAGTCGCGTGGCGACCGAAGCATTCTTCCTGTTGGCCGACCACATCATGAGCGACCTGCGCTACCGCCGGTGGCAGTGGCGCTGCAACGCGCGCAACGAACCCTCCCGACGTGCGGCGCTTCGGTTTGGTTTCACGTTCGAGGGGATCTTTCGCAACCACATGGTCGTCAAGGGCGAGAACAGGGATACGGCCTGGTACTCGATCACGGACGAGGAATGGCCGGCGATCCGTGCACGGTTCGCGGCCTGGCTCGATCCGGCCAATTTCGATGCTGATGGCGGACAACGCACCGCTCTCAGATAG
- a CDS encoding PLP-dependent aminotransferase family protein, which yields MKGEKAAWAPRYADGMQDFQASEIRELLKLIEQPGVISFAGGIPDPALFPTGLIQQAYDAILGDREEARRALQYSVSEGDPDLRAWIVEHMRAKGVPCDPENILITSGSQQALEFLGRLFVSPGDRVAVTAPTYLGALQAFAPNRPTYATLRISDNGRVELDDGEERAAGRRDAFAYVVPDFANPTGETLGEEARRGILALAAARDMPVIEDSPYEVLRFDGIAEAPMLALDAGDAGGIDASRVVYCGSFSKIFTPGLRVGWVCAAREIVSRLTLIKQSSDLNSPAINQRVMLHLARTIYDAQAERARNVYREKRDAMLSRIGDALPSGSRWTRPDGGMFVWVELPGGIDTKELLVHAVADHGVAFVPGRAFFADGSGGNTLRLSYTLPSLQDIEIGLGRLADAFASSGAQRETSQVMLDAR from the coding sequence ATGAAGGGAGAGAAAGCCGCGTGGGCGCCTCGTTACGCCGATGGCATGCAGGATTTCCAGGCTTCCGAAATCAGGGAACTCCTGAAGCTCATCGAGCAGCCGGGCGTGATCTCATTCGCCGGCGGCATCCCCGATCCGGCGCTCTTTCCGACCGGCCTGATCCAGCAGGCGTATGACGCAATCCTCGGAGACCGTGAGGAGGCGCGCCGAGCGCTCCAGTATTCCGTGAGCGAAGGGGACCCGGATCTGCGCGCCTGGATCGTGGAGCACATGCGCGCGAAGGGCGTTCCCTGCGACCCCGAGAACATCCTGATCACCAGCGGCTCGCAGCAGGCGCTCGAATTCCTCGGCAGGCTTTTCGTGTCGCCCGGCGACAGGGTCGCAGTCACTGCACCGACCTATCTGGGCGCGTTGCAGGCTTTCGCGCCAAACCGGCCCACATACGCAACGCTGCGCATCTCGGACAATGGACGCGTCGAACTGGACGACGGAGAAGAAAGAGCGGCCGGGCGCCGCGACGCCTTCGCCTATGTGGTTCCCGACTTCGCCAATCCCACCGGCGAAACCTTGGGCGAGGAGGCGCGTCGCGGTATCCTCGCGCTGGCGGCCGCGCGTGACATGCCGGTGATTGAGGACAGTCCCTACGAGGTTCTCCGCTTCGACGGGATCGCCGAGGCGCCGATGCTTGCCCTCGACGCAGGGGATGCGGGCGGCATCGACGCCTCGCGCGTCGTCTACTGCGGGTCGTTCTCCAAGATCTTCACGCCGGGTCTCAGGGTCGGCTGGGTTTGCGCCGCGCGCGAGATCGTCAGCCGGCTGACGCTCATCAAGCAGAGCAGCGACCTGAACTCCCCGGCCATCAATCAGCGCGTGATGCTCCACCTCGCAAGAACGATCTATGATGCACAGGCCGAGCGTGCACGGAATGTCTACCGGGAGAAGCGCGACGCCATGCTCTCCCGCATTGGAGACGCCCTCCCGTCCGGCAGTCGGTGGACCCGGCCTGATGGCGGCATGTTCGTCTGGGTCGAGCTGCCCGGGGGCATCGACACGAAAGAGCTGCTCGTGCACGCGGTCGCCGATCACGGCGTCGCCTTCGTGCCGGGCCGGGCCTTCTTCGCCGACGGGTCCGGGGGCAACACGCTTCGGCTCAGCTATACGCTGCCGAGCCTTCAGGACATCGAGATCGGCCTTGGCCGGCTTGCCGACGCCTTCGCATCATCCGGGGCGCAGCGTGAGACAAGCCAGGTCATGCTGGATGCAAGGTGA
- a CDS encoding pyridoxine 5'-phosphate synthase: MKTRLSVNLNAVAYLRNRRAVPWPNLLEVARAVLDAGAHGITVHPRPDQRHIRFSDVRDLSALIASDYPHAEFNVEGYPTREFIELALSVKAHQVTLVPDSPDQPTSDHGWDFDEHGAMLATVVRDLQHHGLRVALFVDPMADAPMSAWQTGAERIELYTGPYGGASDPRSADRALSDLVATAEAARMTGHNQAGDRPALQMNAGHDLTADNLPPLRHAIPDLAEVSIGHGLTADALLIGFPAAVRRCLAALEG; the protein is encoded by the coding sequence ATGAAGACCAGACTGTCGGTGAACCTCAACGCCGTCGCCTATCTCCGCAACCGGCGCGCCGTGCCGTGGCCGAACCTTCTCGAGGTGGCACGCGCCGTTCTTGATGCCGGGGCACATGGGATCACCGTCCATCCAAGACCCGACCAGCGGCATATCCGGTTTTCGGACGTGCGCGACCTTTCGGCCCTGATCGCTTCGGACTACCCGCATGCGGAATTCAACGTAGAGGGCTATCCCACACGCGAGTTCATCGAACTCGCGCTGTCCGTCAAGGCGCACCAGGTCACACTCGTACCGGACAGCCCGGACCAGCCGACCTCGGACCACGGCTGGGACTTCGACGAACACGGAGCCATGCTGGCGACCGTTGTGCGCGACTTGCAGCATCATGGGCTACGGGTCGCCTTGTTTGTCGATCCGATGGCGGACGCGCCGATGTCAGCGTGGCAGACCGGTGCGGAGCGGATCGAACTCTACACCGGTCCGTATGGCGGCGCATCCGATCCCCGTTCGGCAGATCGCGCGTTGAGCGACCTCGTCGCAACCGCCGAAGCCGCGCGCATGACGGGGCACAACCAGGCTGGCGATCGACCGGCCCTCCAGATGAACGCCGGTCACGACCTGACCGCCGACAACTTGCCGCCGCTCAGACACGCGATCCCCGATCTGGCAGAGGTCTCGATCGGGCATGGTCTGACGGCGGATGCACTGCTGATCGGCTTCCCGGCCGCAGTCCGGCGCTGCCTCGCTGCATTGGAGGGCTGA